The following coding sequences are from one Scomber japonicus isolate fScoJap1 chromosome 3, fScoJap1.pri, whole genome shotgun sequence window:
- the rdh5 gene encoding retinol dehydrogenase 5: MDMQVVYDLLGENAWLCIAATFVVLWIIIWLYRDSMEIEDVTSKYVFVTGCDTGFGNLLCKKLDRKGFRVLAGCLTEKGADDLKRVAGPHLKTVLLDVTSQDSIQKAMEWAKKEVGEKGLWGIVNNAGRSLPMGPSEWMKVEDFHSTLKVNMNGVIAMTMTFLPLIKKARGRIVNVASVLGRVAANGGGYCISKFAVESFSDCLRRDINYFGINVCIIEPGFFKTAVTSLEPLERELHRLWNQLSPEVQASYGDKYLDKYIKVQRLIMNAICDTDLTKVTSCMEHALTSAYPRTRYSAGWDAKLIWIPLSYMPSWVVDIGLKLVLPRPSKSV; encoded by the exons ATGGATATGCAGGTTGTCTACGACCTTTTAGG GGAGAATGCGTGGTTGTGCATTGCCGCTACCTTTGTGGTGTTGTGGATTATTATTTGGCTGTACAGAGACAGCATGGAGATTGAGGATGTCACTTCAAAGTATGTATTTGTGACGGGCTGTGACACAGGGTTTGGAAACCTGCTGTGTAAGAAGCTGGACCGTAAAGGTTTCCGCGTGTTGGCTGGCTGTCTCACAGAAAAGGGAGCTGATGATCTGAAAAGAGTGGCAGGGCCCCATTTGAAGACTGTCCTGCTAGATGTGACCAGTCAGGACAGCATCCAAAAAGCCATGGAGTGGGCTAAGAAGGAAGTTGGTGAAAAAG GACTTTGGGGTATTGTGAATAATGCTGGACGTTCATTGCCCATGGGTCCTTCAGAGTGGATGAAAGTAGAGGATTTTCATAGCACACTCAAAGTCAACATGAATGGAGTGATTGCCATGACGATGACATTCCTGCCCCTCATCAAAAAGGCTCGAGGCCGTATTGTGAACGTAGCATCAGTGTTGGGCAGGGTGGCCGCAAATGGTGGTGGATACTGCATCTCCAAGTTTGCAGTGGAGTCTTTTTCTGACTGCCTCAG gAGAGACATAAACTACTTTGGAATCAACGTGTGCATCATTGAGCCAGGATTTTTCAAGACTGCAGTGACCAGTCTCGAACCCCTCGAAAGGGAGCTACATCGCTTGTGGAACCAGCTCAGCCCTGAAGTACAAGCCTCCTATGGAGACAAGTACCTCGATAAGT ACATCAAAGTCCAGCGTTTAATTATGAATGCTATCTGCGACACTGACCTCACCAAGGTGACCAGCTGCATGGAGCACGCTCTCACTTCTGCATACCCACGCACCAGATACAGCGCCGGCTGGGATGCCAAGCTTATCTGGATCCCCCTCTCTTACATGCCTTCCTGGGTCGTTGATATTGGGCTGAAGCTTGTGCTGCCACGTCCCTCAAAGAGTGTGTAA